Proteins found in one Labrenzia sp. VG12 genomic segment:
- the hisA gene encoding 1-(5-phosphoribosyl)-5-[(5-phosphoribosylamino)methylideneamino]imidazole-4-carboxamide isomerase — protein MILFPAIDLKDGQCVRLKLGDMDQATVFNDDPGAQAKAFEDQGFEWLHVVDLNGAFAGESVNGAAVDAILSATANPVQLGGGIRTLEHIETWLEKGISRVILGTVAVRDPELVKEACKKFPGKVAVGIDAKGGYVAVEGWAETSELTAIDLAKQFEDAGVSAIIYTDIDRDGVLKGLNIPSTLELARSVSIPVIASGGLASIDDIHRLLEPDCAILEGAISGRALYDGRLDPAEAMDLIQAARRKAS, from the coding sequence ATGATCCTTTTTCCTGCCATCGATCTGAAGGATGGCCAGTGTGTGCGCCTGAAACTGGGCGACATGGACCAGGCGACCGTCTTCAACGACGATCCCGGCGCCCAGGCAAAAGCCTTTGAAGACCAGGGCTTTGAATGGCTGCATGTGGTTGATCTCAACGGTGCCTTTGCCGGTGAAAGCGTCAATGGGGCAGCCGTTGATGCCATCTTGTCGGCGACAGCGAACCCGGTGCAGCTTGGCGGCGGCATCCGCACACTGGAGCATATCGAGACCTGGCTGGAAAAAGGCATTTCGCGGGTGATCCTCGGCACGGTGGCCGTGCGTGATCCGGAGCTGGTCAAAGAGGCTTGCAAAAAATTCCCGGGCAAGGTCGCCGTCGGCATTGACGCCAAGGGCGGCTATGTTGCGGTGGAAGGCTGGGCGGAAACGTCTGAGCTCACCGCGATTGATCTTGCAAAACAGTTTGAGGATGCCGGGGTTTCGGCGATCATCTATACCGACATCGACCGCGACGGCGTGTTGAAGGGCCTGAACATTCCCTCCACACTTGAACTCGCACGATCGGTCTCCATTCCGGTGATCGCCTCGGGCGGCCTGGCCTCGATCGATGACATCCACCGGCTGCTGGAGCCGGATTGCGCCATTCTGGAAGGCGCCATTTCCGGCCGGGCACTCTATGATGGACGCCTCGATCCGGCAGAAGCCATGGATCTGATCCAGGCAGCACGAAGGAAAGCCTCATGA
- the hisF gene encoding imidazole glycerol phosphate synthase subunit HisF, which translates to MTLKARVIPCLDVKDGRVVKGVNFVDLVDAGDPVEAAKAYDAAGADELCFLDITASHEGRDTIYDVVRRTAEACFMPVTVGGGVRTVEDIRKLLIAGADKVSINTAAVKNPDFVREAAEKFGAQCIVVSIDAKQVNQPGEPEKFEIFTHGGRNPTGIDAIEFARKVVELGAGELLVTSMDRDGTKAGYNIALTRAIADAVPVPVIASGGVGTLDHMVEGVRDGHATAVLAASIFHFGEYTIHEAKQHMSDAGVPMRLDA; encoded by the coding sequence ATGACCCTCAAGGCCCGTGTCATTCCCTGCCTCGACGTCAAGGACGGCCGTGTCGTCAAGGGGGTCAACTTTGTTGATCTCGTCGATGCCGGCGATCCGGTGGAAGCGGCCAAGGCCTATGATGCGGCCGGGGCGGATGAGCTCTGCTTTCTCGACATCACCGCCAGCCATGAGGGCCGGGACACGATCTATGATGTTGTCCGCCGGACTGCCGAAGCCTGCTTCATGCCGGTCACCGTCGGCGGTGGCGTGCGCACCGTGGAAGACATCCGCAAGCTGCTGATTGCGGGCGCCGACAAGGTCTCGATCAACACCGCGGCCGTCAAGAACCCGGATTTCGTGCGCGAGGCAGCCGAAAAGTTCGGCGCCCAGTGCATTGTCGTCTCGATTGACGCCAAACAGGTCAACCAGCCGGGCGAGCCAGAAAAATTCGAGATCTTCACCCATGGCGGCCGCAATCCGACCGGCATCGATGCCATTGAATTTGCCAGGAAGGTCGTAGAGCTTGGCGCGGGCGAGCTGCTGGTGACCTCCATGGACCGGGACGGAACAAAGGCCGGCTACAACATTGCGCTGACCCGGGCAATTGCCGATGCGGTGCCGGTGCCGGTGATTGCCTCCGGTGGGGTCGGCACTCTGGATCACATGGTCGAAGGCGTGCGCGACGGCCACGCAACGGCCGTTCTGGCGGCCTCCATCTTCCACTTTGGCGAATACACCATCCACGAAGCCAAACAGCACATGAGCGACGCCGGCGTGCCGATGCGTCTTGACGCCTGA
- a CDS encoding phosphoribosyl-ATP diphosphatase — translation MTDFTLEQLDAIVTARATSDDEKSYTRKLVNKGVAKCAQKLGEEAVEAAIAAVQEDREELTAEAADVLYHLLVVLNVSNVPLQDVMKELGRRTGQTGLEEKASRPQD, via the coding sequence ATGACCGACTTCACATTGGAGCAACTCGACGCCATTGTGACCGCGCGCGCAACGAGCGACGATGAAAAGTCCTATACGCGCAAGCTGGTGAACAAGGGCGTTGCCAAATGCGCCCAGAAGCTGGGGGAAGAAGCGGTCGAGGCGGCCATTGCCGCCGTTCAAGAGGATCGGGAAGAGTTGACGGCCGAGGCCGCCGATGTGCTTTATCATTTGTTGGTGGTTCTGAACGTATCAAATGTTCCGCTGCAGGATGTTATGAAGGAACTCGGTCGCCGCACGGGACAGACCGGACTGGAAGAAAAGGCGTCCCGGCCGCAAGACTGA
- the coaA gene encoding type I pantothenate kinase codes for MDQKVATALDMDLSPYQVFTERQWSRLRADTPMTLDAHEVAQLQGLNAPVSMEQVETIYLPLSRLLAFYAEATISIYQATQNFLGTRDNKTPFIIGVAGSVSVGKSTTSRVLRELLARWPASPKVDLITTDGFLYPNAVLEAEGLMSKKGFPESFDRPRLLKFLSDIKAGKRFVRAPVYSHFYYDVMPGHTVTVDRPDILIVEGLNVLQTRELPKDGLAVPFVSDFFDFSVYMDADEDLLRKWYVDRFMRLRETAFRDPGSYFHKYSRITDEEAVETSTRIWNEINLVNLRENILPTRPRADLILSKNASHRISKVALRKI; via the coding sequence ATGGATCAGAAAGTCGCAACCGCCCTGGACATGGATCTGTCCCCCTACCAGGTGTTCACAGAGCGCCAGTGGTCCCGGTTGCGTGCCGATACGCCCATGACGCTGGACGCCCATGAAGTGGCGCAGCTTCAGGGTCTGAATGCCCCGGTGTCGATGGAGCAGGTCGAGACCATCTACCTGCCCCTTTCCCGCCTTCTGGCCTTTTATGCCGAGGCCACGATCAGCATCTACCAGGCCACCCAGAACTTTCTCGGCACGAGAGACAACAAGACCCCCTTCATCATCGGTGTTGCGGGCTCTGTCTCCGTTGGCAAGTCCACCACGTCGCGTGTGCTGCGCGAACTCCTGGCCCGCTGGCCGGCCAGCCCCAAGGTGGACCTGATCACCACGGACGGCTTTCTTTATCCGAATGCGGTGCTGGAAGCCGAAGGCCTGATGTCCAAGAAGGGCTTTCCGGAAAGCTTCGACCGGCCGCGTCTCCTGAAGTTCCTGTCAGACATCAAGGCCGGCAAGCGTTTCGTTCGGGCGCCGGTCTATTCGCACTTCTATTACGATGTCATGCCGGGGCATACGGTCACCGTCGACCGGCCGGATATCCTGATCGTCGAAGGCCTCAACGTGCTGCAGACGCGGGAATTGCCGAAAGACGGCCTGGCCGTCCCGTTCGTGTCGGATTTCTTCGATTTCTCGGTCTATATGGACGCGGATGAGGATCTCTTGCGCAAGTGGTATGTCGACCGCTTCATGCGCCTGCGCGAGACCGCCTTCCGCGATCCCGGCTCCTATTTTCACAAGTATTCCCGTATCACGGATGAGGAAGCCGTCGAAACCTCGACGCGTATCTGGAACGAGATCAACCTCGTCAACCTGCGGGAGAATATCCTGCCGACCCGCCCACGCGCGGATCTGATCCTCTCCAAGAACGCCAGCCACCGCATCTCCAAGGTCGCCCTGCGCAAGATCTGA